In Bradyrhizobium erythrophlei, a single genomic region encodes these proteins:
- a CDS encoding NAD-dependent epimerase/dehydratase family protein: MKVLVTGSDGYIGAVLGPTLLERGFEVVGMDCGYYRDGWLFNDQRTRPLTLSKDIRQVTAKDVEGFDAVVHLAELSNDPLGEHRASITYDINHQGSVRLAIACKEAGVPRFVYTSSCSVYGAAGDGNDRDENSETNALTAYAKCKVLVERDVAAMAGPHFSPVFLRNATAFGASPRMRFDIVLNNLAGFAWTSNEIKMTSDGTPWRPLVHIADISEAVVSVLTAPRQQIHNQIFNVGDDNQNYRVREIAEVVGNIFEGAKVSFGQQGGDNRSYRISFEKIRRHLPDFQCRWTAEKGARELEEIFRRVQMTKETFMFRAFTRLEQLKHLLATGQIDESFYWRSYNEAP, encoded by the coding sequence ATGAAAGTATTGGTAACTGGATCTGACGGCTATATCGGCGCGGTATTGGGGCCGACGCTCCTCGAACGCGGGTTTGAGGTGGTTGGTATGGACTGCGGCTATTATCGTGACGGATGGCTCTTCAACGACCAGCGAACCCGCCCCCTCACCCTGAGCAAGGACATCCGTCAGGTAACGGCAAAGGATGTCGAGGGGTTCGATGCAGTCGTGCATCTGGCTGAATTATCCAACGATCCCTTAGGAGAGCACCGAGCCTCGATCACTTACGATATTAATCACCAGGGTTCGGTCCGCCTTGCAATCGCGTGCAAGGAGGCTGGCGTGCCCCGGTTTGTGTATACGTCATCCTGCAGTGTTTACGGGGCCGCTGGCGACGGAAATGATCGCGATGAAAACTCCGAAACCAACGCGTTGACCGCTTATGCCAAATGTAAGGTGCTCGTCGAGCGCGATGTGGCTGCAATGGCAGGGCCTCATTTTTCTCCCGTTTTCCTTCGGAACGCGACCGCCTTCGGCGCAAGCCCGCGAATGCGGTTCGATATCGTTCTCAACAATCTCGCCGGCTTTGCGTGGACCAGCAACGAAATTAAGATGACGAGCGATGGCACTCCGTGGCGGCCGCTTGTTCATATCGCTGACATCAGCGAGGCCGTAGTGAGTGTACTAACAGCGCCACGGCAGCAAATTCACAACCAGATTTTTAATGTCGGCGATGATAACCAGAACTATCGAGTGCGTGAAATCGCCGAAGTGGTCGGCAATATCTTCGAGGGAGCGAAGGTGAGCTTTGGTCAACAGGGAGGCGACAACCGAAGCTATCGAATCTCCTTCGAGAAAATCAGGCGTCACTTACCTGACTTTCAATGCCGATGGACTGCTGAGAAAGGCGCACGTGAATTGGAAGAGATTTTTCGCCGCGTCCAAATGACGAAGGAAACGTTCATGTTCCGCGCATTTACCCGGCTTGAGCAATTGAAACACCTTCTAGCCACCGGCCAGATTGATGAAAGCTTCTACTGGCGTTCCTATAACGAAGCGCCGTGA
- a CDS encoding dTDP-4-dehydrorhamnose 3,5-epimerase family protein, which yields MIVSSTSIDGARILDVEPAFDDRGFFARTWCRRELAEQGLSVEIAQESISFNRRKGTLRGLHFQTPPHDEVKIVRCVRGAILDVIVDLRPQSTTYLRSLSFELSAENHRAVYVPKGCAHGFQTLIDETEVHYQISSFYDPTAAAGHRFDDPAFAIVWPLPVSVISERDLQWPMFSAMETDGG from the coding sequence ATGATCGTTTCTTCAACATCGATTGACGGCGCCCGCATCCTTGACGTCGAACCCGCTTTCGACGACCGAGGATTTTTCGCGCGTACCTGGTGCCGGCGGGAGCTAGCGGAACAAGGCCTCAGTGTCGAAATCGCTCAGGAAAGCATCTCCTTCAACCGGAGGAAAGGCACTCTGCGTGGCCTTCATTTTCAGACGCCGCCGCATGATGAAGTGAAGATCGTGCGGTGCGTACGCGGCGCAATCCTCGATGTCATTGTTGACCTGAGACCGCAATCAACGACCTACCTGCGCTCACTGAGTTTCGAACTGTCCGCGGAAAACCATCGCGCTGTTTACGTGCCAAAGGGTTGCGCACACGGCTTCCAAACCTTGATCGATGAAACTGAAGTCCACTATCAAATTTCGTCCTTTTACGACCCGACGGCGGCTGCAGGCCACCGCTTCGACGATCCAGCCTTTGCGATTGTGTGGCCCCTCCCCGTCTCCGTCATCAGCGAGCGCGATTTGCAATGGCCTATGTTTAGCGCAATGGAAACTGATGGCGGCTAA
- a CDS encoding DUF4910 domain-containing protein, producing MLRLAEELFPICRSITGNGVRQTLQILSRFIPLQVAEVPSGTAALDWTVPREWNVRAAYIAKLDGTRVIDFEQNNLHVLQYSTPLDRIVPLDELRNHLHTLPEHPDWIPYRTSYYSETWGLCLTHHQLEALTDEEYRVVIDSTLADGHLTYAECIIKGEIDREVLLSCHICHPSLANDNLSAIVVATMLAQHLRNAKPRHTYRFVFIPGTIGSLTWLSRNERKLGLIDHGLVLSCLGDSGHINYKQSRRGNSSIDRIVAHVLRTEPGDHRITPFVPYGYDERQYCSPGFNLPVGCLMRSPNGEYPEYHSSGDNLSLLRPESLAHSLAVLKRIVEVIDGDVTYRSCNAKGEPQLGRRGLWGGLGGLRSAGYDQMALLWVLNLADGQHSLLDMAERSGLPFSSIRAAADALVNAELLEPVV from the coding sequence ATGCTGCGCCTTGCGGAGGAGTTGTTTCCGATTTGCCGAAGTATCACTGGCAACGGTGTGCGGCAGACGCTCCAGATACTCTCTCGCTTCATTCCCTTGCAGGTAGCCGAGGTACCATCAGGGACCGCAGCGCTTGACTGGACAGTTCCGAGAGAGTGGAACGTTCGAGCGGCTTACATAGCGAAACTAGATGGCACGCGAGTTATCGATTTCGAACAGAATAACTTGCACGTTCTCCAGTATAGTACTCCACTCGATCGGATTGTCCCGCTGGACGAGCTGCGCAATCACCTTCACACGTTACCGGAACATCCTGACTGGATTCCCTATCGTACCTCATATTACAGCGAGACTTGGGGTCTTTGCCTTACTCATCATCAGCTAGAAGCTTTGACCGACGAGGAATATCGAGTTGTTATAGATTCGACGCTGGCTGACGGCCATCTCACCTACGCGGAATGCATCATCAAAGGGGAGATCGATCGAGAAGTGTTATTGTCTTGCCACATTTGTCATCCATCGCTTGCGAACGATAACCTGTCTGCAATCGTAGTGGCGACGATGCTGGCGCAGCATTTGCGCAACGCCAAACCTCGCCACACATATCGTTTTGTCTTCATACCTGGCACGATTGGCTCGCTCACGTGGCTTTCACGAAACGAGCGCAAGCTGGGGCTGATTGATCACGGGCTCGTTCTGTCCTGCCTCGGAGATTCCGGTCATATAAATTACAAGCAAAGCCGCAGAGGTAACTCTAGCATCGATCGCATTGTCGCTCATGTACTTCGCACTGAGCCAGGAGATCACCGCATAACCCCATTTGTCCCCTATGGTTATGACGAGCGTCAGTACTGTTCACCCGGCTTCAACCTGCCGGTAGGCTGCCTGATGAGAAGCCCCAATGGGGAGTATCCCGAATACCACAGCTCAGGTGACAATCTGTCCTTGTTGCGTCCCGAGAGCCTTGCTCATTCTCTTGCAGTGCTCAAAAGAATTGTCGAGGTCATCGACGGCGACGTGACCTATCGGAGTTGCAACGCCAAAGGCGAGCCCCAACTTGGTCGCCGAGGTTTGTGGGGCGGTTTGGGCGGACTTCGTTCGGCCGGGTATGACCAGATGGCATTGCTCTGGGTACTCAATCTTGCTGATGGACAGCATTCGCTGCTCGACATGGCCGAGCGATCAGGCCTGCCATTTTCATCGATCCGCGCAGCTGCCGATGCTTTGGTCAATGCGGAACTTTTGGAGCCTGTCGTCTAG
- a CDS encoding sugar phosphate nucleotidyltransferase: MKVVLFCGGLGLRLRDADQIPKPMAVIGYRPILWYVMKYFAHFGFKDFILCLGYRGDLIKQFFLNYNEYLSNDFVFSDGGKELVAENSDIRDWKITFADTGLHSNLGERLLAVRKYLEGEDVFLANYCDGFTDLHLPTYLEYARRQDKIATFLSVRPNLSYHVVKTDGDGSVTEIKELMQTDIRINAGFFVLKKDIFQYLMPGEELVVKPFQRLIEKKQLAALEYDGFFAAMDTFKDKQYLEGLYERGDAVWEVWKKTETSPSTIREIATAPPTGL, encoded by the coding sequence ATGAAGGTGGTCCTGTTTTGCGGTGGTCTTGGTTTGCGATTGCGCGATGCAGATCAGATACCAAAGCCTATGGCGGTCATCGGGTATCGCCCCATCCTTTGGTACGTGATGAAGTATTTCGCTCATTTTGGGTTCAAGGATTTTATACTTTGCTTGGGATATCGCGGCGACCTGATCAAGCAGTTCTTCTTGAATTACAACGAGTATTTATCCAATGATTTCGTGTTCTCTGACGGCGGCAAAGAACTTGTAGCCGAAAACAGCGATATTCGCGATTGGAAGATCACCTTCGCCGATACCGGACTTCACTCAAACCTCGGCGAAAGGCTATTGGCCGTCCGAAAATATCTTGAAGGCGAAGATGTGTTTCTGGCGAATTACTGCGACGGCTTCACAGATCTACATTTGCCGACCTATTTGGAATACGCGCGCCGCCAAGACAAAATCGCCACGTTTCTAAGCGTGCGGCCAAACCTCAGCTATCACGTCGTCAAGACCGACGGCGATGGCAGTGTTACAGAAATCAAGGAATTGATGCAGACAGATATACGAATCAACGCAGGATTTTTTGTCTTGAAGAAAGATATTTTCCAATACTTGATGCCGGGAGAAGAACTCGTGGTGAAGCCCTTCCAGCGGCTCATCGAAAAAAAGCAATTGGCTGCATTAGAATACGACGGGTTCTTTGCTGCGATGGACACATTCAAGGACAAACAATATCTGGAAGGTCTGTACGAGCGAGGGGACGCCGTATGGGAAGTGTGGAAGAAAACCGAAACAAGCCCCAGCACTATCCGAGAAATTGCAACTGCACCTCCTACAGGCCTTTGA
- a CDS encoding acyltransferase family protein, translating into MITEYPSDKSTIPSLDGLRAVSILIVLVSHAGYGIVVPGGLGVTIFFFLSGYLITTLLMDERKRTGQIHIGKFYLRRIFRLFPPLVVTLVIAYSLVILGRLDGGISWAAILAQLLYFANYYGLFFDSGNTTAAGTGILWSLAVEEHFYMIYPAALTGLLALELSTRRIVLVLAMTCLAVLAWRMYLAGLPNFVTERTYYSSDTRVDSIVFGCILGLAANPRSAKPGMSNPFLEAKPATLLFSAAVVMAVTLAWRDTYFRETFRYSLQGLALMPIFYYAIKCAANFPFTLLNHPWVARIGVYSYAMYLVHYVVINVIEKNAPWLATIKPLLVLVTFAIAAVYAAILDIYVDAYFRRLRKRFR; encoded by the coding sequence TTGATCACTGAATATCCTTCTGACAAAAGCACCATACCTTCACTGGATGGACTGCGCGCCGTATCTATCTTGATTGTTCTGGTGTCGCATGCGGGTTACGGCATCGTAGTTCCCGGAGGACTTGGCGTTACAATATTTTTTTTCCTGAGTGGGTATTTGATCACAACACTTCTCATGGATGAACGGAAGCGAACCGGTCAAATCCATATTGGCAAATTTTATCTCCGCCGCATATTTCGGTTATTTCCGCCGCTCGTGGTGACCCTGGTTATCGCGTACTCGCTAGTGATACTCGGTCGCTTAGACGGGGGTATCTCGTGGGCTGCCATTCTCGCGCAGCTCCTATATTTCGCGAACTACTATGGCCTCTTCTTCGATTCCGGAAATACAACGGCTGCAGGTACAGGCATTCTATGGTCGCTCGCGGTCGAGGAGCATTTCTACATGATCTACCCGGCCGCATTGACGGGTCTGCTCGCACTTGAGTTGTCAACGCGACGCATCGTTCTGGTTCTGGCCATGACCTGCCTCGCTGTGTTGGCTTGGCGGATGTACCTCGCCGGTTTGCCGAATTTCGTGACCGAGCGGACCTACTATAGCTCGGATACCCGCGTCGATTCCATTGTGTTCGGATGCATTCTCGGGCTCGCCGCCAATCCGAGGTCTGCAAAACCTGGAATGTCTAATCCATTCTTGGAAGCAAAGCCTGCAACACTCCTATTTTCCGCTGCTGTTGTCATGGCGGTCACGCTCGCATGGCGCGACACTTATTTTAGAGAGACCTTCCGGTACAGTCTTCAAGGCCTCGCGCTCATGCCAATTTTTTACTACGCGATAAAATGTGCCGCGAACTTCCCCTTTACGCTACTCAATCATCCCTGGGTCGCGCGAATTGGCGTTTATTCCTACGCAATGTACTTGGTCCACTACGTTGTGATCAATGTCATAGAGAAGAATGCCCCTTGGCTTGCCACGATCAAGCCACTGCTCGTCTTGGTGACCTTCGCGATCGCTGCAGTCTACGCGGCCATATTGGACATCTATGTAGATGCTTACTTCCGCCGTTTGCGCAAAAGGTTTCGTTAG
- a CDS encoding glycoside hydrolase family 9 protein yields MLPICVRLADIGRGSVDLTPDGILGQIANLRIGAEGPRNREVRFQPLRQQSEVKHVRYCTFCLATLLLVYASTVQAQVGETKAPDRPDLAAADWKKNLTVGPNGLIPIIVVDQFGYLAKSRKVAVVRAPQVGYDSIFEFAPGKTYALIELPTGKIVKTAPPTAWNFGGTDQTSGDKAWWFDFSDIEAPGKYAVVDLEKGVRSPDFSIGEHVYKNVMIDALRVFFYQRAGFEKKPEFAGSAWADKASHLGPGQDSESRPWHERSPSNPFSKSQIKDLHGGWYDAGDFNKYTSWTARYIIVLLHAYEENPQAFSDDYGIPESGNGIPDILDEVKWGLDWLVRMQNLDGSLLCVQGLDGASPPSNAKGASYYGPSTTSATLMGAAAFGYASKFFASRPEPDLKRYGDDLKNRARAAWLWATSNPNVLYYNNDDSKQPGSKGLASGQQEMSTTDRLRAQFEAATFLFEMGGEAQFRAFVDANYSALLPPWGASMWEVDALESLLYYARLPGSTPEVAKSIREHLLTNLWRASEAFQISLQRADPYRAPLKDYTWGSNKGKAMQARLYQLAALHSTDQKLSGVSLAAASEYAHYIHGVNPLGLVYLTNMASAGASQSAVTMFHTWFAYGTRWQQVSEQLPGPPPGFLVGGPNPQFSPDACCRAPEGSPANRCYGAKTFSLCQRNFVPPLAQPQAKSYLQFNDPWPANSWAITEPSLNYQSYYIRLLASFTR; encoded by the coding sequence ATGTTGCCCATCTGTGTGCGGCTAGCGGACATTGGGCGCGGCTCGGTCGATTTGACCCCCGATGGAATTTTGGGTCAAATAGCAAACCTCAGGATAGGGGCGGAAGGGCCGCGCAATCGGGAGGTGCGATTCCAGCCTCTGCGGCAGCAGAGCGAGGTCAAACACGTGCGCTATTGTACCTTCTGCCTCGCAACTTTGTTGTTGGTCTACGCTTCTACGGTCCAAGCCCAAGTCGGTGAGACCAAGGCACCGGACCGGCCGGATCTCGCCGCTGCAGACTGGAAGAAGAATCTGACGGTTGGTCCGAACGGTCTGATTCCAATAATTGTTGTTGATCAGTTCGGATATCTCGCGAAGTCAAGGAAGGTTGCCGTCGTACGCGCTCCACAAGTCGGCTATGACAGTATCTTCGAATTTGCGCCCGGCAAGACTTACGCGTTGATCGAGCTCCCCACCGGCAAGATCGTCAAGACGGCACCCCCGACAGCGTGGAACTTCGGAGGCACGGATCAGACCTCTGGCGACAAGGCCTGGTGGTTTGACTTTTCCGATATCGAGGCCCCGGGCAAGTATGCAGTCGTGGACCTTGAGAAGGGTGTTCGATCGCCAGATTTCTCGATCGGCGAGCACGTCTACAAGAATGTCATGATAGATGCTCTTCGCGTATTTTTCTACCAGCGCGCGGGGTTCGAAAAAAAGCCGGAGTTTGCAGGAAGCGCGTGGGCGGACAAAGCGAGCCACCTTGGCCCGGGCCAAGACTCCGAGTCGCGTCCGTGGCATGAGAGGTCGCCGTCGAACCCCTTTTCGAAATCGCAAATCAAGGATCTTCACGGCGGATGGTACGATGCCGGCGACTTCAACAAATACACATCTTGGACGGCGCGCTACATCATCGTTCTGCTGCACGCGTATGAGGAGAACCCTCAGGCCTTCAGCGATGACTACGGAATTCCGGAGTCAGGCAACGGCATTCCCGATATCCTTGACGAGGTGAAGTGGGGTCTGGATTGGCTTGTCCGGATGCAAAATTTGGACGGCTCGTTACTCTGTGTTCAGGGCCTGGATGGCGCAAGCCCGCCATCTAACGCGAAAGGGGCCAGTTATTATGGCCCTTCAACAACGTCCGCTACCCTCATGGGTGCGGCAGCCTTTGGATACGCCTCCAAGTTCTTTGCGTCTCGGCCCGAGCCGGACCTCAAGCGATACGGTGACGATCTCAAAAACCGCGCAAGGGCGGCGTGGCTCTGGGCGACCTCAAACCCCAATGTACTCTACTACAATAACGACGATTCAAAGCAGCCGGGTTCCAAGGGACTAGCGTCTGGCCAGCAGGAAATGAGCACGACCGATCGGCTGCGGGCACAATTCGAGGCAGCGACCTTTCTGTTCGAGATGGGTGGAGAGGCGCAATTCAGGGCGTTCGTTGACGCCAACTACAGCGCGCTGCTGCCGCCGTGGGGTGCCTCGATGTGGGAGGTCGATGCGCTCGAGAGTCTGCTGTATTATGCGCGGTTGCCTGGCTCGACGCCTGAGGTAGCGAAATCTATTCGCGAGCATTTGTTGACGAATCTATGGCGGGCTTCCGAAGCGTTTCAAATCTCTCTCCAGCGAGCGGATCCCTATCGCGCCCCGTTGAAGGATTACACATGGGGCAGCAATAAGGGAAAGGCCATGCAAGCAAGATTGTACCAGTTGGCGGCGCTGCACAGTACGGATCAGAAGCTATCAGGGGTCTCGCTCGCTGCAGCGTCGGAATACGCTCACTACATCCACGGCGTAAACCCGCTCGGCCTCGTTTATCTGACGAACATGGCCTCGGCTGGCGCCAGTCAATCTGCCGTCACCATGTTTCACACCTGGTTTGCTTATGGGACGCGCTGGCAACAGGTGAGTGAGCAACTTCCGGGCCCACCCCCAGGTTTCCTAGTGGGCGGACCCAATCCGCAATTCTCGCCTGACGCGTGCTGTCGTGCGCCTGAAGGGTCGCCAGCAAACCGCTGTTACGGTGCAAAGACGTTCTCTCTGTGTCAGCGGAATTTTGTGCCGCCATTGGCGCAGCCGCAGGCCAAGTCGTATCTTCAGTTCAATGACCCGTGGCCGGCGAATTCGTGGGCGATCACCGAGCCTTCGCTAAATTACCAATCTTACTATATTCGATTACTTGCTTCTTTCACTCGCTGA
- a CDS encoding glycosyltransferase family 4 protein, whose amino-acid sequence MKLLFVTPYVPNPPTFGGQRRIHGLMRALSKRHALSLLALHNPIDPIDEWRERTRGFYPDTELFVQPAFGLQARAKRTAQLRSLFDVRSWDAISHRNEALVSRLRERLTREMWDAVVVEFAQMAVNLTELPHGVPCVVDEHNVEYDLQRRSATSSANPLRRTFLEANWRKLRREETAVWRSFDGVSVTSPRDLSIVQIHAPRARCVLSPNGVDLDEFTPPPGAPAPDTVIFFGAHNYFPNADGLRFLFAEIWPLVLAARPSVQLRIVGPTPPADIVAMQPPNVTFVGYVTDIVAEVGRAAIAIAPLRIGGGTRLKIVEAMALARPVVATSIGAEGIEVQHDRDLLLADAPRDFADAMLRLLAQPSEAAAMGLRGRRLVEKAYSWDSSAARLEHLLEELVEWRRTIRAGAGQVDQAVR is encoded by the coding sequence ATGAAATTACTTTTCGTTACGCCCTACGTTCCCAATCCGCCGACGTTCGGCGGCCAGCGACGTATCCACGGGCTAATGCGCGCGCTCAGCAAGCGGCACGCACTCTCTCTGCTAGCGCTGCACAACCCTATCGATCCAATCGATGAATGGCGTGAGCGCACTCGAGGCTTCTATCCCGACACGGAGCTGTTCGTACAGCCGGCCTTTGGCCTGCAGGCACGCGCTAAGCGGACCGCGCAACTTCGCTCGCTCTTCGACGTGCGTAGCTGGGACGCTATCTCGCACCGGAACGAAGCTTTGGTATCGCGTCTGCGCGAACGATTAACACGTGAAATGTGGGACGCCGTGGTCGTTGAGTTTGCGCAAATGGCCGTCAATCTTACGGAACTTCCACATGGCGTGCCTTGCGTTGTGGACGAGCACAACGTCGAATACGACCTGCAGCGGCGCAGCGCGACCAGTTCTGCTAACCCATTGCGGCGCACGTTTCTGGAAGCGAATTGGCGCAAGCTTCGTCGCGAAGAAACGGCGGTCTGGCGCAGTTTCGACGGCGTGTCAGTGACTTCCCCACGCGACCTGTCCATCGTACAGATCCATGCTCCACGGGCGCGCTGTGTCCTTTCGCCCAATGGCGTCGACCTCGACGAATTTACGCCGCCGCCCGGAGCGCCCGCCCCCGATACCGTCATCTTTTTTGGTGCGCATAACTATTTTCCGAACGCTGACGGCCTGCGCTTTCTGTTCGCCGAGATCTGGCCACTTGTCTTGGCTGCACGGCCGTCGGTGCAGCTGCGCATTGTTGGTCCGACGCCTCCGGCGGACATCGTCGCGATGCAACCTCCGAACGTGACATTCGTGGGCTACGTGACGGACATCGTAGCCGAAGTTGGACGTGCCGCAATTGCTATCGCACCGCTGCGGATCGGCGGCGGCACGCGCCTGAAGATTGTCGAAGCCATGGCCCTCGCTCGGCCTGTGGTTGCTACGTCAATCGGCGCTGAGGGCATCGAGGTGCAGCACGACCGCGACCTGTTACTTGCCGATGCGCCGCGCGATTTCGCAGACGCAATGCTGCGCCTGCTCGCGCAGCCGTCCGAGGCAGCAGCAATGGGCCTACGCGGGCGCCGCCTCGTCGAGAAGGCTTATAGCTGGGATAGCTCGGCGGCCCGGCTGGAACACCTTCTCGAAGAGCTTGTTGAGTGGCGCCGAACAATTCGTGCAGGCGCGGGTCAAGTCGACCAGGCCGTCCGATAG
- a CDS encoding glycosyltransferase family 4 protein, protein MSKRVVLTVSGVIPADIREQIASGKRPRADYLELAQSFDADLLDYAAARTITGRTGAVLERFGGPNLLLAFACWKVRKRYQAIVTDGEQVGLPLATFLRLTPGRRPRHLMIVHVISEPKKMVFLDWLGVQSTIDRFITYSRWQQRFIEDRWKLSRDRVPWTPFMVDQEFFAPQRVAPSSGTRPQICAVGLERRDYETLLQAVEGLDVRVVIAAASPWSKRTEGVATRSVPNNVTVRKYSQYELRQLYLDSCFMVMPLENVNFQAGVTAILECLAMGKAVICSRVLGQTDVVVEGENGLYVPPADPSTLRTEIRRLLSCPEEADRLGANGRKLIECQMNLDLYVKRMTGFLGGAIGGEGP, encoded by the coding sequence ATGAGTAAGCGCGTGGTGTTGACGGTGTCAGGCGTCATCCCTGCGGACATTCGCGAACAGATCGCGAGCGGCAAGCGTCCCAGGGCCGACTACTTGGAGCTTGCGCAAAGCTTTGATGCCGATCTTCTCGACTACGCAGCGGCGCGAACGATTACAGGTCGAACGGGTGCGGTGCTCGAGAGATTCGGTGGTCCCAATCTGCTCCTCGCCTTCGCTTGCTGGAAAGTCCGCAAGAGGTATCAGGCGATCGTCACAGATGGCGAGCAGGTTGGATTGCCTTTGGCTACGTTCCTCAGACTCACACCTGGCAGGCGGCCACGCCATCTGATGATCGTGCACGTCATCTCGGAACCGAAGAAGATGGTTTTCCTGGATTGGCTGGGCGTGCAAAGCACCATCGACCGCTTCATTACCTACAGCCGCTGGCAACAACGATTCATAGAGGATCGCTGGAAATTGAGTCGCGACCGCGTGCCGTGGACGCCGTTCATGGTTGACCAGGAGTTCTTCGCACCCCAACGTGTCGCCCCAAGCTCCGGCACGCGTCCGCAGATTTGCGCGGTCGGGCTGGAGCGCCGCGACTACGAGACGCTGTTGCAAGCCGTAGAGGGTCTCGACGTACGTGTAGTTATTGCTGCTGCGTCACCTTGGTCCAAACGTACTGAGGGCGTTGCGACAAGGTCCGTTCCGAACAACGTCACGGTGCGGAAGTACAGCCAGTACGAGTTGCGGCAATTATACCTCGACAGTTGTTTCATGGTCATGCCGCTGGAGAACGTGAACTTCCAGGCCGGCGTCACTGCGATTCTGGAATGCCTGGCGATGGGAAAAGCGGTTATATGTTCTCGCGTTCTTGGTCAAACCGATGTGGTTGTCGAAGGCGAGAACGGCCTTTATGTGCCGCCGGCAGATCCATCAACCCTAAGGACGGAGATCCGCCGGTTGCTGTCTTGTCCGGAGGAGGCCGACAGGTTAGGCGCCAATGGCCGCAAGCTAATCGAGTGCCAGATGAATCTCGATCTCTATGTCAAGAGAATGACCGGTTTTCTAGGCGGAGCGATCGGAGGTGAGGGACCCTAG
- a CDS encoding O-antigen ligase family protein: MPKLIDHAQTSSLPGAGFSGARLLAIMPVFAIFYVIVVLPLLPDDGKGRLENVLFWPVMATLVSILVFWNRTRIDYMFFRSLPMKSLIAYLVFAAASVTWAYSPDFAFSRLVVQVLVVIIVALPYSLPISTKSTIPAVHLCFTVALVISGIYVLTTPPSPIGHSGYFTHKQELGLLCACGILISSHELLHRGWRRLVALITLGLAFWLVFESESKSALVFALVAIPSSALILQVSKRTSLTPAFFVAAIVVASMFISNPIERAGWWIFGDATLTGRTGIWGFIGEQISRYPWFGWGFHSYYFVPNSPQNQAPGYIRQMPSSHSGFLELKLETGRIGYWIFLVFIYSSLHLLERVRRKFPVRAWWYLSIELFAVLINLTDSNWIVENSLWMLYLFVVVEAVHFSLPSKIPDPGRVPLQALKKRQFVSLLPSVPRSPLGPVH, translated from the coding sequence ATGCCAAAGCTCATTGACCATGCGCAGACATCGAGCCTTCCGGGCGCAGGTTTTTCAGGCGCCAGGTTGTTGGCAATCATGCCGGTGTTTGCAATTTTTTATGTCATAGTGGTGCTGCCGCTTTTACCCGATGATGGAAAAGGGCGGCTGGAGAATGTGCTGTTTTGGCCGGTCATGGCAACGCTGGTGTCGATTCTTGTTTTCTGGAATCGGACGCGAATAGACTACATGTTCTTCCGATCCTTGCCGATGAAGAGCCTAATTGCTTACCTTGTGTTCGCGGCAGCGAGCGTGACATGGGCTTACAGCCCGGACTTTGCCTTCAGCCGGCTTGTCGTGCAGGTGCTAGTGGTGATTATCGTCGCTTTGCCGTACTCACTGCCGATAAGTACGAAATCCACGATACCAGCCGTGCATCTCTGTTTCACCGTCGCGCTCGTCATCAGTGGCATTTATGTTTTGACGACACCGCCGTCGCCCATCGGGCATTCTGGATATTTTACTCACAAGCAGGAACTCGGTCTCCTTTGCGCCTGCGGAATCTTGATTTCAAGCCATGAGCTTTTGCATCGCGGCTGGCGACGCCTTGTTGCGCTTATCACACTGGGCCTGGCATTCTGGCTAGTATTCGAGAGCGAGTCGAAGAGCGCGTTGGTTTTTGCCCTGGTAGCGATACCGAGTTCGGCTCTGATATTGCAGGTTTCCAAGAGGACAAGTCTGACACCAGCATTTTTCGTCGCCGCAATCGTGGTCGCATCCATGTTCATATCCAACCCGATTGAACGAGCGGGATGGTGGATCTTTGGGGACGCTACTCTCACCGGCCGCACTGGAATTTGGGGCTTTATCGGTGAGCAGATATCGCGTTATCCTTGGTTTGGTTGGGGCTTCCACTCCTACTACTTCGTACCGAATTCACCGCAGAATCAGGCGCCGGGATATATTCGGCAGATGCCGTCGAGCCATAGCGGATTTTTAGAGCTGAAGCTCGAGACGGGCCGGATTGGCTACTGGATATTCCTGGTATTTATCTATTCCTCGTTGCATTTGCTGGAGCGAGTGAGACGAAAGTTCCCGGTCCGTGCGTGGTGGTATCTTTCGATTGAGCTTTTTGCGGTACTTATAAACCTGACTGACTCAAACTGGATTGTCGAGAATTCCCTCTGGATGCTGTATCTATTTGTGGTTGTGGAGGCGGTCCATTTCTCACTGCCAAGCAAAATACCGGATCCAGGGCGAGTGCCATTGCAAGCATTAAAAAAACGCCAGTTTGTCTCCCTCCTACCGTCAGTGCCGCGTAGCCCGCTCGGACCTGTTCATTAA